In one window of Temnothorax longispinosus isolate EJ_2023e chromosome 9, Tlon_JGU_v1, whole genome shotgun sequence DNA:
- the LOC139818678 gene encoding uncharacterized protein, which yields MQKKMLTIMNGLSKKQDIMIAKIGLMEKNGIKHGHNVIDAAVIETMTKYFPINDENKTFAAVEEKLKMERKFFNDVVLYMKSKGGNTSHDLIYNILSSIITNSAASNYSFYGQKHKKIFSDLALCSCVYHGVKLQFPDVSEKDIKHSVKRWLDSSRTRLLRAKTQAQKRKIFQPIVPPDENVDDPDEV from the exons atgcaaaagaaaatgttGACTATAATGAATGGTTTATCAAAAAAGCAAGATATCATGATAGCAAAAATAGGTTTGATGGAAAAGAATGGTATTAAGCATGGACATAATGTAATTGATGCTGCTGTGATAGAAACaatgacaaaatatttccctatcaatgatgaaaataaaaccTTTGCTGCAgttgaagaaaaattgaagatggaaagaaaattttttaatgacgtg gTATTATACATGAAAAGCAAAGGTGGTAATACGTCTCACGacttaatttacaatattttatccaGCATAATAACAAATTCTGCAGCCTCGAACTACAGCTTTTATGGACAAaaacataagaaaattttttctgatCTTGCCTTATGCAGTTGCGTTTATC ATGGTGTAAAACTACAATTTCCTGATGTTAGCGAGAAAGATATCAAACATAGCGTTAAAAGATGGCTTGATAGTTCAAGGACAAGATTGCTTCGTGCTAAAAC GCAAgctcaaaaaagaaaaatatttcaaccgATAGTACCACCTGACGAAAATGTAGATGATCCAGATGAAGTTTAA
- the LOC139818675 gene encoding uncharacterized protein isoform X1, whose protein sequence is MRERIIMPLPYSAEKRHVQVSTMPTCYIQNCTNRTVTKNIKFFQFPKEPVILQQWLKACGKNEGEIKTNSATVCSAHFDESCFEMVWTKPRQKNIPAKQILRLKKGSIPRKFLNLGKKRKRTCEDDNEKIKTLVCTGIPTYGELVQYVQEKQHICPEQIININKNIHEDEHILLSDVVAKETKKDEEIGHEQNVSVQTLLEQLKKSEEEKNKLLVENAQLVEQNKKLNIHFESLEKNMQQESNIAQMEIDKLKESLKTTTDALHKLFTPGQIKILMSPNANPRIRWSSEDITSAIALRSLSPKAYRFLRNVKKLPLPSISILQNWCATFNVQPGILKDVFKIMEDKGQNLSITEKLTILSFDELYISNKVDLERKEQKIYGPYKTCQFIMAKGLFNKWKQPIYFNFDQAMTPNILLTVLQMLHQIEYIVVAVTCDMGSSNVRLWNELNVGINVPNNSKKKKIEDTNKECFITHPADNSLKVFFFCGCPAFNKISKKQFL, encoded by the exons ATGCGCGAGAGAATAATTATGCCGCTACCATACAGCGCAGAGAAAAGACATGTGCAAGTGAG cacAATGCCAACCTGTTATATTCAAAATTGCACCAATCGTACGgtgacaaaaaatataaaatttttccaatttccaaAAGAACCTGTTATTCTCCAGCAATGGTTAAAAGCTTGCGGAAAAAATGAGggagaaataaaaactaattccg caaCGGTATGTAGTGCCCATTTTGATGAAAGCTGCTTTGAAATGGTTTGGACAAAGCCGcgacaaaaaaatatacctGCTAAGCAGATATTGCGACTGAAGAAAGGTTCTATCCctagaaaatttttgaatttgggaaagaaacgaaaaagaacATGTGAAgatgataatgaaaaaataaaaacttt AGTATGTACAGGAATACCAACCTATGGCGAACTTGTGCAATATGTGCAAGAAAAGCAGCATATATGTCCAgagcaaataattaatataaataagaatattcaTGAAGATGAACATATTTTGCTTTCAGATGTTGTAGCAAAAGAAACCAA aaaagatGAAGAAATTGGTCATGAGCAAAATGTTTCAGTACAAACGTTATTGGAACAGCTGAAGAAATctgaagaggaaaaaaataagttattagTAGAAAACGCTCAGCTAGTAGAAcaaaacaagaaattaaatatacactttGAATCATTAGAAAAGAATATGCAACAAGAATCTAATATTGCACAAATGGAAATAGATAAGCTAAAAGAATCTCTAAAAACAACTACAGATGCTTTACATAAATTGTTTACTCCCGggcaaatcaaaattttaatgtcaCCGAATGCGAATCCTCGAATAAGATGGTCATCTGAAGATATTACTTCTGCAATTGCATTACGATCACTAAGCCCCAAAGCCTACcgatttttaagaaatgttaAGAAATTACCATTACCATCTATATCAATCTTGCAGAATTGGTGTGCAACATTTAATGTGCAGCCCggtattttaaaagatgtaTTTAAAATCATGGAGGATAAAGGACAAAACCTTAGTATaacggaaaaattaacaatattgtCATTcgacgaattatatatttctaataaagtGGATTTGGAAAGAAAGGAACAAAAGATTTACGGACCTTATAAAACTTGCCAATTCATTATGGCTAAAGGGTTATTTAATAAGTGGAAACAAcccatttatttcaattttgatCAGGCAATGACTCCGAACATTTTACTTACAGTGCTGCAGATGTTGCATCAAATTGAGTACATTGTTGTAGCTGTCACGTGTGACATGGGTTCCAGTAACGTAAGATTATGGAATGAATTAAATGTTGGAATAAACGTTCctaataattctaaaaagaaaaagattgagGACACCAACAAGGAGTGTTTTATTACTCATCCTGCGGACAATTCACtaaaagtcttttttttttgcggatGTCCcgcatttaataaaattagcaaGAAACAATTTCTTTGA
- the LOC139818675 gene encoding uncharacterized protein isoform X2, with product MPTCYIQNCTNRTVTKNIKFFQFPKEPVILQQWLKACGKNEGEIKTNSATVCSAHFDESCFEMVWTKPRQKNIPAKQILRLKKGSIPRKFLNLGKKRKRTCEDDNEKIKTLVCTGIPTYGELVQYVQEKQHICPEQIININKNIHEDEHILLSDVVAKETKKDEEIGHEQNVSVQTLLEQLKKSEEEKNKLLVENAQLVEQNKKLNIHFESLEKNMQQESNIAQMEIDKLKESLKTTTDALHKLFTPGQIKILMSPNANPRIRWSSEDITSAIALRSLSPKAYRFLRNVKKLPLPSISILQNWCATFNVQPGILKDVFKIMEDKGQNLSITEKLTILSFDELYISNKVDLERKEQKIYGPYKTCQFIMAKGLFNKWKQPIYFNFDQAMTPNILLTVLQMLHQIEYIVVAVTCDMGSSNVRLWNELNVGINVPNNSKKKKIEDTNKECFITHPADNSLKVFFFCGCPAFNKISKKQFL from the exons ATGCCAACCTGTTATATTCAAAATTGCACCAATCGTACGgtgacaaaaaatataaaatttttccaatttccaaAAGAACCTGTTATTCTCCAGCAATGGTTAAAAGCTTGCGGAAAAAATGAGggagaaataaaaactaattccg caaCGGTATGTAGTGCCCATTTTGATGAAAGCTGCTTTGAAATGGTTTGGACAAAGCCGcgacaaaaaaatatacctGCTAAGCAGATATTGCGACTGAAGAAAGGTTCTATCCctagaaaatttttgaatttgggaaagaaacgaaaaagaacATGTGAAgatgataatgaaaaaataaaaacttt AGTATGTACAGGAATACCAACCTATGGCGAACTTGTGCAATATGTGCAAGAAAAGCAGCATATATGTCCAgagcaaataattaatataaataagaatattcaTGAAGATGAACATATTTTGCTTTCAGATGTTGTAGCAAAAGAAACCAA aaaagatGAAGAAATTGGTCATGAGCAAAATGTTTCAGTACAAACGTTATTGGAACAGCTGAAGAAATctgaagaggaaaaaaataagttattagTAGAAAACGCTCAGCTAGTAGAAcaaaacaagaaattaaatatacactttGAATCATTAGAAAAGAATATGCAACAAGAATCTAATATTGCACAAATGGAAATAGATAAGCTAAAAGAATCTCTAAAAACAACTACAGATGCTTTACATAAATTGTTTACTCCCGggcaaatcaaaattttaatgtcaCCGAATGCGAATCCTCGAATAAGATGGTCATCTGAAGATATTACTTCTGCAATTGCATTACGATCACTAAGCCCCAAAGCCTACcgatttttaagaaatgttaAGAAATTACCATTACCATCTATATCAATCTTGCAGAATTGGTGTGCAACATTTAATGTGCAGCCCggtattttaaaagatgtaTTTAAAATCATGGAGGATAAAGGACAAAACCTTAGTATaacggaaaaattaacaatattgtCATTcgacgaattatatatttctaataaagtGGATTTGGAAAGAAAGGAACAAAAGATTTACGGACCTTATAAAACTTGCCAATTCATTATGGCTAAAGGGTTATTTAATAAGTGGAAACAAcccatttatttcaattttgatCAGGCAATGACTCCGAACATTTTACTTACAGTGCTGCAGATGTTGCATCAAATTGAGTACATTGTTGTAGCTGTCACGTGTGACATGGGTTCCAGTAACGTAAGATTATGGAATGAATTAAATGTTGGAATAAACGTTCctaataattctaaaaagaaaaagattgagGACACCAACAAGGAGTGTTTTATTACTCATCCTGCGGACAATTCACtaaaagtcttttttttttgcggatGTCCcgcatttaataaaattagcaaGAAACAATTTCTTTGA